A section of the Rhizomicrobium sp. genome encodes:
- a CDS encoding hemin ABC transporter substrate-binding protein: MRLWVSAALVAILLASSAGAAWPQRIVMLGGDVTEIAFALGQGGRVVCDDQTSLYPAAATKLPQVGYLRTLAAEGVLSCRPDLIIASEDAGPPAAVTQLDASGVQVVHVPNAHSAEGVVDKIGVVADALGVHDRGEALKARYRTALADIKRKLASYRDHPRAIFLMAQGPGGAMAAGRGTAADTMLTLAGAQNVAGGFSGYKPLTPEAALALRPDVIIVADYAIKTMGGMEAFRARPEIAMTPAAKSGRIVAMDTLLLLGFGPRTPQALGALATALH; encoded by the coding sequence ATGCGACTTTGGGTTAGCGCGGCGCTTGTCGCGATCTTGCTTGCCTCGTCGGCGGGCGCCGCGTGGCCGCAGCGCATCGTGATGCTCGGCGGCGATGTCACCGAGATCGCCTTTGCGCTCGGACAAGGCGGCCGCGTCGTCTGCGACGACCAGACATCGCTCTATCCCGCGGCAGCGACCAAGCTGCCGCAAGTCGGTTACCTGCGCACATTGGCGGCGGAGGGCGTCTTGTCCTGCCGGCCGGACCTCATCATTGCGTCCGAAGATGCCGGACCACCCGCCGCCGTCACGCAGCTGGACGCATCCGGCGTGCAGGTCGTGCATGTTCCGAACGCCCATTCCGCTGAGGGTGTCGTCGACAAGATCGGCGTCGTGGCCGATGCGCTCGGCGTGCACGATCGGGGCGAGGCCCTCAAAGCGCGCTATCGCACCGCGTTGGCCGACATAAAGCGCAAGCTCGCCTCCTATCGCGACCATCCGCGCGCGATATTCCTGATGGCACAAGGACCGGGCGGTGCGATGGCGGCCGGCCGCGGCACGGCGGCCGATACCATGCTCACGCTGGCCGGCGCGCAGAACGTCGCGGGCGGCTTCAGCGGCTATAAGCCGCTCACGCCGGAAGCCGCGCTCGCGCTCAGGCCGGACGTCATCATCGTCGCGGACTATGCGATCAAGACGATGGGCGGCATGGAGGCGTTCCGGGCACGCCCGGAAATCGCGATGACGCCCGCTGCGAAGTCCGGCCGCATCGTCGCGATGGATACACTGCTGCTGCTGGGCTTCGGGCCGCGCACGCCGCAGGCGCTCGGCGCCTTGGCGACGGCACTGCACTAG
- a CDS encoding 5-methyltetrahydropteroyltriglutamate--homocysteine S-methyltransferase, translating to MEVPKPPFRADHVGSLLRPRAIAEARAAGLTGDALRKIEDAEIPGLIKMQEDIGLKVVTDGEARRTFWHYDFMDMLDGLDLVRRQDEGVAFKDRHLPPIDPRISGPLDFPRDHPMLEHFRFAARYTKVTPKISIPGPSCIHFRVPQARVEYAPYRDKDVYFAAIADTYRKAVKAFYEAGCRYLQLDDIYFAYLGDPKQRAERAAQGEDPDWLIDRYAWMLEEAIKDRPKDMTIGMHMCRGNFRSTYAASGGYDAAADAIFNKTSVDIYFMEYDTERAGGLEPLRLLPKGKKRVMAGFITTKTPELESLDAIRAKFDEAARYADMDQLGIAPQCGFASTEHGNDITEDDQRSKLELVVKVAETLWGEA from the coding sequence ATGGAAGTCCCCAAGCCGCCGTTTCGAGCCGATCATGTCGGAAGTTTGTTGCGTCCGCGCGCCATCGCGGAAGCCCGCGCCGCCGGCCTGACCGGCGACGCACTGCGCAAGATCGAGGACGCGGAAATTCCCGGCCTCATCAAGATGCAGGAGGACATCGGTCTCAAGGTCGTGACCGACGGCGAGGCGCGCCGCACCTTCTGGCACTACGACTTCATGGACATGCTCGACGGGCTCGATCTGGTGCGGCGACAGGACGAAGGCGTCGCCTTCAAGGACCGCCATCTGCCGCCGATCGACCCCAGGATCAGCGGGCCGCTGGATTTCCCGCGCGACCACCCGATGCTCGAGCACTTCCGCTTCGCCGCCCGGTACACCAAGGTGACGCCGAAGATTTCGATCCCCGGCCCGTCCTGCATCCATTTCCGCGTACCCCAGGCGCGGGTCGAATACGCGCCCTATCGCGACAAGGACGTGTACTTCGCGGCGATCGCGGACACCTACAGGAAGGCGGTGAAGGCCTTTTACGAAGCAGGCTGCCGCTATCTGCAGCTCGACGACATCTATTTCGCCTATCTGGGCGATCCCAAGCAGCGGGCCGAGCGCGCGGCGCAGGGCGAGGATCCGGACTGGCTGATCGACCGCTATGCCTGGATGCTGGAAGAGGCGATCAAGGACCGGCCCAAGGACATGACGATCGGCATGCATATGTGCCGGGGCAATTTCCGCTCGACCTATGCCGCGTCGGGCGGCTACGACGCGGCGGCGGACGCGATCTTCAACAAGACCAGCGTCGACATCTATTTCATGGAATACGACACCGAGCGCGCCGGCGGCCTCGAACCCTTGCGCCTTCTGCCGAAAGGCAAGAAGCGCGTGATGGCCGGCTTTATCACCACCAAGACGCCGGAACTGGAAAGCCTGGACGCCATCCGCGCCAAGTTCGACGAGGCGGCGCGTTATGCCGACATGGACCAGCTCGGCATCGCGCCGCAATGCGGTTTCGCCTCGACCGAGCACGGCAACGACATCACCGAGGACGATCAGCGCAGCAAGCTGGAGCTGGTCGTCAAGGTGGCCGAAACGCTGTGGGGCGAAGCGTAA
- a CDS encoding helix-turn-helix domain-containing protein, which translates to MTTLKVGIASYEEMKTRTMAVARGERRVKAEEPKVWFTSTESFAKVLSAGNRELLRVIAEKAPGSLDELARITGKAKSNLSRTLRTMEGYGLVQLERGERGRITPKVMHDRVELDLPLTLARKVS; encoded by the coding sequence GACCACTTTGAAGGTCGGCATCGCCAGCTACGAGGAGATGAAAACACGCACCATGGCGGTGGCGCGGGGCGAGCGGCGCGTCAAAGCCGAGGAGCCGAAGGTGTGGTTCACCTCGACGGAGTCTTTCGCCAAAGTCTTGTCGGCCGGCAATCGCGAATTGCTGCGCGTCATCGCCGAGAAGGCGCCCGGCTCGCTCGACGAACTGGCACGCATCACCGGCAAGGCGAAATCGAACCTATCGCGCACGCTGCGGACGATGGAAGGCTACGGCCTGGTCCAGCTCGAACGCGGCGAGCGCGGACGCATTACGCCCAAGGTGATGCACGACCGCGTGGAGCTGGACTTGCCGCTCACCCTCGCGCGCAAGGTGAGCTGA
- a CDS encoding class I SAM-dependent methyltransferase, protein MNAHVPPPCTDGLSGVSETLLITLAARAIGTARLPRSQGRDVTAERLCRELGVDLTRYGASKGTIKGVIARGTWFDSRCLWALDRHDNPLFVSLGSGLNTMYERIASRAGTRRFTWIDSDVADVVTLRRRCLADDERRRTIVLDISTPDWLGAIGWTAARPVVFIAEGVLMYLEEQTAGALFRTLAQAFATRAPAQIVFDWASPTMVARSRQHPAVGRIKDRSVAFRWSLRRASDVARFDPRWRIAAQHDVMRESGTAPALFGLFYRLTTGRRFYGCAHATLG, encoded by the coding sequence ATGAACGCACATGTGCCTCCGCCGTGCACTGACGGACTCTCGGGCGTATCCGAGACCCTGCTGATCACGCTCGCCGCGCGCGCCATCGGCACCGCCAGGCTGCCGCGATCTCAAGGCCGCGACGTCACGGCGGAGCGGCTGTGCCGCGAACTCGGCGTCGACCTGACCCGCTACGGCGCCAGCAAGGGTACGATCAAGGGCGTGATCGCGCGCGGCACCTGGTTCGACTCGCGCTGTCTCTGGGCGCTCGATCGCCACGACAACCCGCTGTTCGTGAGCCTCGGCTCGGGTCTCAACACCATGTATGAGCGGATCGCCTCGCGCGCCGGCACCCGCCGCTTCACCTGGATCGATTCCGACGTGGCCGACGTCGTCACGTTGCGCCGGCGCTGTCTGGCCGACGACGAGCGCCGCCGTACCATCGTGCTCGACATCAGCACGCCTGACTGGCTCGGCGCCATCGGCTGGACGGCGGCGCGGCCGGTTGTCTTCATCGCCGAGGGTGTCCTGATGTATCTGGAAGAACAGACGGCCGGCGCGCTGTTCCGCACTCTCGCGCAAGCCTTTGCCACGCGCGCACCGGCGCAGATCGTATTCGACTGGGCCAGTCCCACGATGGTCGCGCGTTCGCGCCAGCACCCTGCCGTCGGCAGGATCAAGGACCGCAGTGTCGCGTTCCGTTGGAGCCTGCGGCGGGCCAGCGACGTCGCCCGGTTCGATCCACGCTGGCGGATCGCCGCCCAGCACGACGTGATGCGCGAGAGCGGGACGGCGCCGGCGCTCTTCGGCCTCTTCTATCGCCTGACGACCGGACGCCGCTTCTATGGATGTGCCCATGCGACTTTGGGTTAG
- a CDS encoding ribonucleotide-diphosphate reductase subunit beta, with product MSMNLGGIDPRTLIGTGKIGLLTATGTYDVERYPWAYEFWKRQQQTHWMGEEVPLGNDIKDWSSDRITPAERALLTQIFRFFTQSDVEVGDNYLKRYIPIFQPLEVQMMMAAFTNMETVHIDAYALLLKTLGMPKAEFEAFRDYAELRAKADYMHTFGVGTCADVARTLAMFGAFTEGMSLFASFAMLLNFPRHNKMNGMGQIVSWSVRDESLHCEGIIKLFHAWNAETGAVTRAVRDDIIDVAKTMVRLEEGFVDLAFGLGEIEGMSADAIKSYVRYIADWRLTQLKLAPVFGNFEETDSGYRALKPHPLPWLVEILNGVEHANFFEQRATEYSKGASRGSWDGDGGVWNLFEKRRERAA from the coding sequence ATGTCAATGAACCTCGGCGGCATCGATCCGCGCACGCTCATCGGCACGGGCAAGATCGGCCTGCTCACGGCCACCGGCACCTATGATGTCGAGCGCTATCCCTGGGCCTACGAGTTCTGGAAGCGCCAGCAGCAGACGCATTGGATGGGCGAGGAAGTCCCGCTCGGCAACGACATCAAGGACTGGTCGTCGGACCGGATCACGCCGGCCGAGCGTGCGCTGCTCACCCAGATCTTCCGCTTCTTCACGCAGTCGGATGTAGAAGTCGGCGACAACTACCTGAAACGCTACATTCCGATCTTCCAGCCTCTGGAAGTGCAGATGATGATGGCGGCCTTCACCAACATGGAGACCGTTCATATCGACGCCTACGCCTTGCTCCTGAAGACTCTCGGCATGCCGAAGGCCGAGTTCGAGGCGTTCCGCGACTATGCCGAGTTGCGCGCCAAGGCCGACTACATGCACACGTTCGGCGTCGGCACCTGCGCCGACGTGGCACGGACACTGGCGATGTTCGGCGCCTTCACCGAGGGCATGTCGCTGTTCGCGAGCTTCGCGATGCTGCTCAACTTCCCGCGCCACAACAAGATGAACGGCATGGGCCAGATCGTGAGCTGGTCGGTGCGCGACGAAAGCCTGCACTGCGAGGGCATCATCAAGCTGTTCCATGCCTGGAACGCAGAGACCGGCGCGGTCACGCGCGCGGTACGCGACGACATCATCGACGTCGCCAAAACTATGGTGAGGCTCGAAGAGGGTTTTGTCGACCTCGCCTTCGGACTCGGTGAGATCGAAGGGATGAGCGCCGACGCGATCAAGTCCTATGTGCGCTATATCGCCGATTGGCGCCTGACGCAGCTCAAGCTCGCGCCCGTATTCGGCAATTTCGAGGAGACCGACAGCGGCTATCGCGCCTTGAAGCCTCATCCTCTCCCCTGGCTGGTGGAAATTCTCAACGGAGTCGAGCATGCCAACTTCTTCGAGCAGCGAGCCACCGAGTATTCCAAAGGGGCCAGCCGCGGAAGCTGGGACGGAGACGGTGGTGTCTGGAATCTTTTCGAGAAGCGCCGCGAGCGGGCGGCCTAG
- a CDS encoding heme ABC transporter ATP-binding protein codes for MSLRGENIVVTAGARRILDDVSIVVPAGFVVAVIGPNGAGKSTLLKVLSGDIVPQAGCVTLNGRPLASWSGDALARQRAVLPQSPELAFSFRAWDVVELGRFPHRGRASSDADRAAVRGAMAATETSALAGRDCRTLSGGELHRTHYARTLAQVWDAAPDAGARYLLLDEPTSSLDLFHQHAILAKARDVAQAGAGILAILHDLNLAAAYADRLVVLANGRVDAEGRPQDVLTAERVARVWRVGCSIIPSANGGVQILVAPRPREPA; via the coding sequence ATGAGCCTTCGTGGCGAGAACATCGTCGTCACGGCCGGGGCGCGCCGGATTCTCGACGATGTCAGTATCGTCGTGCCCGCGGGCTTCGTTGTCGCGGTGATCGGACCCAACGGCGCCGGAAAATCCACGCTGCTGAAGGTCCTGTCCGGCGACATCGTCCCGCAAGCCGGCTGCGTGACACTGAACGGCAGGCCGCTCGCGTCATGGTCCGGCGACGCCTTGGCCCGCCAGCGGGCCGTGCTGCCGCAATCGCCGGAGCTTGCCTTCTCCTTCCGTGCCTGGGACGTGGTCGAGCTCGGCCGCTTTCCCCATCGCGGCCGCGCGAGTTCGGACGCGGATCGCGCTGCCGTCCGTGGCGCGATGGCGGCGACAGAGACCTCGGCGCTGGCGGGGCGCGACTGCCGCACCTTGTCCGGCGGCGAGCTCCACCGCACGCACTATGCCCGCACCCTGGCCCAAGTCTGGGACGCAGCCCCGGATGCCGGCGCGCGCTACCTGCTGCTTGACGAGCCGACGTCGAGTCTCGATCTGTTCCATCAGCATGCGATCCTGGCCAAGGCGCGCGACGTGGCCCAAGCCGGCGCCGGAATCCTGGCGATATTGCACGATCTGAATCTGGCCGCAGCCTACGCCGATCGCCTGGTCGTTCTGGCGAACGGCCGGGTCGACGCCGAGGGCCGGCCGCAGGACGTCCTGACCGCCGAGCGCGTGGCGCGGGTGTGGCGCGTCGGCTGTTCGATCATCCCGTCCGCGAACGGCGGCGTCCAGATCCTCGTCGCGCCCAGACCCCGGGAGCCCGCTTGA
- a CDS encoding ribonucleoside-diphosphate reductase subunit alpha, whose translation MSSQTFDFDIHGHLVPVPEIAPGRSMPGPKLVFQRAKPRPAPMPAPLGRKPVPADLTLDRTRDDLLTTFGKATLSDRYLMPGENFQDMFARVACAYADDAAHAQRLYDAISKLWFMPATPVLSNGGTTRGLPISCFLNGVSDSLEGIVGTWNENVWLASNGGGIGTYWGKVRSIGERVKGNGETSGIIPFIHVMDGLTLAISQGSLRRGSAAVYLDVHHPEIEEFLEIRKASGDFNRKGLNLHHGINITDEFMEAVRDGAMFDLRSPKDNEVIRHVNARQLWQRILETRLQTGEPYLLFIDHVNRALPRHQRDLGLKVSTSNLCSEITLPTGIDHDGKDRTAVCCLSSLNIETWDQWCDEPDFIEDVMRMLDNVLTSFIETAPDSMARAKYSALRERSVGLGVMGFHSFLQSRGIPLESALAKSWNLRIFRHIRRAADAASFILAEERGPCPDAAERGMKARFSHKLAIAPTASISIICGGTSAGIEPIPANIYNHKTLSGSFAVRSPYLARLLASKGADTPEVWQSIVEHEGSVTHLDCLSDDEKAVYRTAFEIDQRWIIDLAADRAPFVCQSQSLNLFIPADVDKWDLHMLHWTAWERGIKSLYYCRSKSISRAGFAGQLEKKEAALKVYAKTDYEECLACQ comes from the coding sequence ATGTCATCCCAGACTTTCGATTTCGATATCCATGGTCATCTGGTGCCGGTGCCGGAAATCGCACCTGGCCGCTCGATGCCTGGTCCGAAGCTTGTCTTCCAGCGCGCGAAGCCGCGGCCCGCGCCGATGCCGGCGCCGTTGGGCCGAAAGCCCGTGCCTGCCGATCTCACGCTCGATCGCACGCGCGACGATCTTCTCACCACTTTCGGCAAGGCGACGCTCTCTGATCGCTACCTGATGCCGGGCGAGAACTTCCAGGACATGTTCGCGCGTGTCGCTTGCGCTTACGCCGACGATGCCGCGCACGCACAACGGCTCTACGACGCGATCTCCAAGCTCTGGTTCATGCCGGCGACGCCGGTACTATCGAACGGCGGCACGACGCGCGGTCTTCCCATTTCGTGCTTCCTCAACGGCGTGTCGGATTCGCTCGAAGGTATCGTCGGCACCTGGAACGAGAATGTTTGGCTCGCCTCGAACGGCGGCGGCATCGGCACCTATTGGGGCAAGGTGCGCTCGATAGGCGAGCGCGTGAAAGGCAATGGCGAGACCTCCGGCATCATCCCTTTCATCCATGTGATGGATGGGCTCACATTGGCGATCAGCCAAGGCTCGCTGCGCCGTGGCTCGGCGGCGGTCTACCTCGACGTGCATCATCCGGAGATCGAGGAATTCCTCGAAATCCGCAAGGCCAGCGGCGATTTCAACCGCAAGGGCTTGAATCTGCATCACGGCATCAACATCACCGACGAGTTCATGGAAGCGGTGCGCGATGGTGCGATGTTCGATCTGCGCAGTCCGAAGGACAACGAGGTCATCCGTCACGTGAATGCGCGCCAGCTCTGGCAGCGAATCCTCGAAACGCGGCTCCAGACCGGCGAGCCCTATCTGCTCTTCATCGATCATGTGAACCGTGCGCTGCCCAGACATCAGCGCGATCTCGGCTTGAAAGTCTCGACCTCCAATCTGTGCAGCGAGATCACGCTGCCGACCGGTATCGATCACGATGGCAAGGATCGCACCGCGGTGTGCTGCCTGTCTTCGCTCAATATCGAGACCTGGGATCAGTGGTGCGACGAGCCGGACTTCATCGAAGACGTCATGCGGATGCTGGACAATGTGCTGACCAGCTTCATCGAGACGGCGCCCGACAGCATGGCGCGCGCGAAATACTCCGCGCTGCGCGAGCGCTCGGTGGGCCTCGGCGTGATGGGCTTCCACTCTTTCCTGCAATCGCGCGGCATTCCGCTGGAAAGCGCGCTGGCGAAGAGCTGGAACCTGCGCATCTTCCGCCACATCCGACGCGCTGCCGACGCGGCGTCTTTCATCCTGGCCGAAGAACGCGGGCCGTGCCCGGACGCAGCGGAGCGCGGCATGAAAGCGCGCTTTTCCCACAAGCTTGCTATCGCGCCGACGGCGTCGATCAGCATCATCTGCGGCGGCACCAGCGCCGGCATCGAGCCGATTCCGGCCAACATCTACAATCACAAGACGCTGTCCGGCTCTTTCGCAGTGCGCAGCCCATACCTCGCCAGGCTGCTGGCGTCCAAGGGCGCCGATACGCCGGAGGTCTGGCAGTCCATCGTCGAGCACGAAGGCTCGGTCACGCATCTCGATTGCCTGAGCGACGACGAGAAGGCGGTCTATCGAACCGCTTTCGAGATCGACCAGCGTTGGATCATCGACCTTGCGGCCGATCGCGCGCCCTTCGTGTGCCAAAGCCAGTCGCTCAACCTGTTCATCCCTGCGGACGTCGATAAGTGGGACCTCCACATGCTGCATTGGACGGCGTGGGAACGCGGCATCAAGAGCCTCTACTACTGCCGCTCCAAGTCCATCAGCCGTGCAGGCTTCGCGGGTCAGCTTGAGAAGAAAGAGGCCGCTCTCAAGGTCTATGCGAAGACCGACTATGAGGAGTGCCTCGCATGTCAATGA
- a CDS encoding multicopper oxidase domain-containing protein, which yields MTFDRRRLLQTTGALALGFGALPPSGLAAAPMAAMSGRTGTPIGKADHTIEIGNGLLALGSETAVSTKLYNNQFPGPLLRLQEGKPVTVDVRNNTDSPEQLHWHGQTLPAAVDGAAEEGTPYIPPHSTRRIAFTPGPSGFRFYHSHLTAGTDLSVGLYSGQAGPVFIAPKHDPGAYDREVFVTFKEFGPSFTRMEMPDNMLAPAPINPALRDAALKALDASTRRGLPQAYDVSYQFYTINGRMLGEGPPIAVKAGERVLFHVLNASATESHSLALPGHAFRVVALDGNPVPRPAAVPVLWLGPAERVSAIVDMRTPGKWIMGDIDDDARGHGAGIVVEYAKSGGKPVWTKPADARWDYRLFGAARSSSPPPDETITMTFAANPGARNGFDEFTINGVAFSMDRMDPLFDLSLGRRYRLHMRNATDDAHPVHLHRHTFELTGIAGRPTAGVRKDVVMIGGFQEMTVDFLADQPGLSLFHCHMQHHMDFGFMALIHCR from the coding sequence ATGACCTTCGACCGCCGCCGGCTGCTGCAAACGACCGGTGCCCTCGCCCTTGGTTTCGGCGCGCTCCCACCCTCCGGCCTCGCCGCTGCGCCGATGGCCGCTATGTCGGGTCGGACCGGCACGCCCATCGGAAAAGCAGATCACACCATCGAGATCGGGAACGGGCTGCTCGCGCTCGGATCGGAGACGGCGGTTTCGACCAAGCTCTACAACAATCAGTTCCCAGGGCCGCTGCTCCGGCTGCAGGAGGGAAAGCCCGTCACGGTCGATGTCCGCAACAACACGGACTCGCCGGAGCAACTGCACTGGCATGGCCAGACATTGCCGGCCGCAGTGGATGGCGCCGCCGAAGAAGGAACGCCCTACATCCCTCCGCACAGCACGCGCCGGATCGCCTTCACGCCCGGCCCGTCGGGCTTCCGGTTTTACCATTCCCATCTCACCGCGGGCACGGATTTGTCGGTCGGCCTTTATAGCGGTCAGGCAGGTCCGGTGTTCATCGCGCCGAAGCACGATCCCGGCGCCTACGACCGCGAGGTGTTCGTCACCTTCAAGGAGTTCGGTCCCTCCTTCACCCGCATGGAGATGCCGGACAATATGTTGGCCCCGGCGCCGATCAATCCCGCACTGCGCGATGCCGCGCTGAAGGCGCTGGACGCTTCCACGAGGCGCGGCCTGCCGCAGGCCTACGACGTGAGCTACCAGTTCTACACGATCAACGGCCGCATGCTGGGCGAAGGGCCGCCGATCGCGGTGAAAGCCGGCGAGAGGGTGCTGTTCCATGTCCTCAACGCCAGCGCCACCGAGAGCCACAGCCTCGCGCTTCCAGGCCATGCCTTCCGGGTTGTCGCGCTCGACGGCAATCCGGTGCCGCGTCCGGCGGCCGTTCCGGTTCTCTGGCTCGGGCCCGCGGAGCGGGTGAGCGCCATCGTGGACATGCGAACGCCCGGCAAATGGATCATGGGCGACATCGATGACGATGCGCGCGGTCATGGCGCCGGCATCGTGGTGGAGTATGCAAAGTCCGGCGGCAAGCCCGTCTGGACCAAGCCGGCCGACGCGCGATGGGATTACCGCCTGTTCGGCGCCGCGCGCAGCAGCAGCCCGCCGCCCGACGAGACCATCACCATGACCTTCGCCGCCAATCCCGGCGCGCGCAACGGCTTCGACGAATTCACGATCAACGGCGTGGCGTTCTCCATGGACCGCATGGACCCGTTGTTCGATCTGTCGCTCGGCCGGCGCTACCGGCTTCACATGCGCAACGCGACGGACGATGCCCATCCGGTTCACCTGCACCGCCATACGTTCGAACTCACCGGCATTGCGGGCCGGCCGACCGCCGGCGTCAGAAAGGACGTCGTGATGATCGGCGGCTTTCAGGAAATGACCGTCGATTTTCTCGCCGACCAGCCCGGCCTGAGCCTGTTCCACTGCCACATGCAGCACCACATGGATTTCGGCTTCATGGCCCTCATCCATTGCCGATAA
- a CDS encoding iron ABC transporter permease has product MTAVATTAFDPARDPLRLRRLIVLTALGAGLVTACLIAATLGALSIPFSHVVAALLARAGIDIGVPVAPVEDAALFAIRLPRVALGLGVGATLGLAGAALQALFRNPLADPGLIGVSGGAACGAVGWIVLGAQLPLWMHTGFAMPAAAFLAGLIATGGVYIIGRTQTRTDIATLLLAGLAVNALTTAVVGYLTYLGSDAQLRALTFWLLGGLGGATWDQIWPVLLIMAATGTGFGILARGYDLFALGENAAGHLGLAVETVRRATILLVALGVGASVALTGIIGFVGLAAPHLVRLLGGSAHRFVLPGSALLGALLVVLADVAARLLVMPAELPIGVVTSALGAPFFIWLLRRRLREVSP; this is encoded by the coding sequence ATGACCGCGGTCGCCACCACGGCCTTCGATCCCGCGCGCGATCCGCTGCGTCTGCGGCGTTTGATCGTCCTGACCGCGCTCGGCGCCGGGCTGGTGACGGCGTGCCTCATCGCGGCGACCCTGGGCGCGCTCTCCATCCCGTTTTCCCATGTCGTCGCCGCGCTGCTCGCCCGCGCCGGTATCGACATCGGCGTGCCGGTCGCGCCGGTGGAGGACGCAGCCTTGTTCGCAATCCGCCTGCCGCGCGTGGCCCTCGGCCTGGGCGTGGGTGCGACGCTCGGATTGGCCGGCGCGGCGCTGCAGGCGCTGTTCCGCAATCCTCTGGCCGATCCGGGCCTTATCGGCGTGTCGGGCGGTGCCGCCTGCGGCGCGGTCGGCTGGATCGTGCTCGGCGCGCAACTGCCGCTGTGGATGCATACCGGCTTCGCCATGCCAGCCGCGGCCTTCCTCGCCGGCCTGATTGCGACGGGCGGCGTCTATATCATCGGCCGCACCCAAACGCGCACCGATATCGCGACGCTGCTTCTGGCGGGGCTCGCCGTCAACGCGCTGACCACGGCCGTCGTCGGCTATCTCACCTATCTCGGCAGCGACGCCCAGCTGCGCGCGCTCACCTTCTGGCTGCTCGGCGGGCTCGGCGGCGCGACCTGGGACCAGATCTGGCCAGTACTCCTGATCATGGCGGCGACAGGCACCGGGTTCGGCATCCTTGCGCGCGGCTACGATCTCTTCGCGCTGGGCGAGAACGCGGCCGGCCATCTCGGTCTGGCCGTCGAGACCGTCCGCCGCGCGACAATTCTCCTGGTCGCGCTGGGCGTCGGCGCGAGCGTCGCGCTGACTGGCATCATCGGCTTCGTCGGACTGGCCGCGCCGCACCTCGTGCGCTTGTTGGGTGGGTCGGCGCATCGTTTCGTGCTGCCCGGCTCGGCCCTGCTGGGCGCGCTGCTGGTCGTACTGGCAGATGTCGCGGCGCGGCTCCTCGTCATGCCGGCCGAACTGCCGATCGGCGTGGTGACCAGCGCACTCGGCGCGCCCTTCTTCATCTGGCTGCTGCGCCGCCGCCTGCGCGAGGTATCGCCATGA
- a CDS encoding copper chaperone PCu(A)C, producing the protein MDMSRGPAAAAPSARVAAPVTIRDAWIRALPGKLPAGGYFTLRNDGDPPSKLTGASSPACGILMLHKSQTGGGMAQMSDVAAIDIPAHGTLKFAPGGYHLMCTDAKAAIRPGNLVLVRLDFAGGLQATASFAVRNASGR; encoded by the coding sequence ATGGATATGTCGCGCGGGCCCGCGGCCGCGGCGCCATCCGCACGAGTCGCCGCGCCGGTCACGATCCGCGATGCGTGGATCCGGGCGCTTCCCGGCAAGCTGCCGGCGGGTGGATATTTCACGCTGCGCAACGATGGCGACCCGCCGTCGAAGCTGACGGGTGCGTCGAGCCCGGCCTGTGGGATTCTGATGCTGCACAAGTCGCAGACCGGAGGCGGCATGGCGCAGATGAGCGACGTGGCCGCGATCGATATTCCGGCCCATGGCACGCTGAAATTCGCGCCGGGCGGCTATCATCTCATGTGCACGGACGCCAAGGCGGCGATCAGGCCGGGCAACCTCGTGCTGGTACGGCTCGACTTCGCGGGCGGACTCCAGGCCACGGCCAGTTTCGCCGTGCGCAACGCTTCGGGTCGGTGA